In a single window of the Halomicroarcula saliterrae genome:
- a CDS encoding ATP-NAD kinase family protein translates to MRRIAVVVNPIAGMGGRVGLKGTDGKVAEARARGADQRAPDRARDALDSLAEVGRELELLTYGDPMGESIARAAGFEPIVVGEPDTPDATTSADTRAAVRAFADRGVDCILFVGGDGTAVDVAETLEELDDDTPMLGVPAGVKVYSSVFGVSPRAAGRIVATFSETEPAEVNDIDEDAFRGGEVVTELRAVGTVPVAQQRQSAKQLGGGTVETLAEGVAESVESGVTYVLGPGSTVGAIKERLGFEGTTLGVDVWRDGEVVALDAAESDILDALGDRNLIVVSPIGGQGFVFGRGNQQLSPAVVERCDVEVVASRRKLDQLGSLRVDTGDPELDDELSGWLQVRVGRYERRLIEVVA, encoded by the coding sequence ATGCGCCGTATCGCTGTCGTCGTCAACCCCATCGCCGGGATGGGGGGCCGCGTCGGCCTGAAGGGAACCGACGGGAAGGTCGCGGAGGCACGGGCGCGGGGCGCGGACCAGCGGGCGCCGGACCGGGCCCGAGACGCCCTCGACTCCCTGGCCGAGGTCGGCCGGGAGCTCGAACTGCTGACGTACGGGGACCCCATGGGCGAGTCCATCGCCCGGGCGGCGGGCTTTGAACCGATCGTCGTCGGCGAGCCCGATACCCCCGACGCGACGACGAGCGCGGACACGCGGGCGGCAGTCAGGGCCTTTGCCGACCGCGGGGTCGACTGTATCCTCTTCGTCGGGGGTGACGGCACCGCCGTCGACGTGGCCGAGACGCTCGAAGAGCTGGACGACGACACGCCGATGCTCGGCGTGCCCGCCGGCGTCAAGGTGTACTCGTCGGTCTTCGGCGTCTCGCCGCGAGCGGCGGGGCGCATCGTCGCGACGTTCTCCGAGACCGAACCCGCGGAGGTCAACGACATCGACGAGGACGCGTTCCGGGGCGGCGAGGTGGTGACGGAGCTGCGCGCCGTGGGGACGGTCCCGGTCGCCCAGCAGCGCCAGTCCGCCAAGCAGCTCGGCGGGGGCACCGTCGAGACGCTCGCCGAGGGCGTCGCCGAGAGCGTCGAGTCGGGCGTCACCTACGTCCTCGGGCCGGGCAGCACGGTCGGCGCCATCAAGGAACGGCTGGGCTTCGAGGGAACGACGCTCGGCGTCGACGTCTGGCGGGACGGTGAGGTCGTCGCGCTGGACGCCGCCGAGTCGGACATCCTCGACGCGCTGGGCGACCGGAACCTCATCGTCGTCTCGCCCATCGGCGGGCAGGGGTTCGTCTTCGGCCGGGGAAACCAGCAGCTCTCCCCGGCGGTCGTCGAGCGCTGCGACGTCGAGGTGGTCGCCTCCCGGCGGAAGCTCGACCAGCTGGGGTCCCTGCGGGTCGACACCGGCGACCCGGAGCTCGACGACGAACTCAGCGGCTGGCTTCAGGTCCGCGTCGGTCGGTACGAACGCCGACTCATCGAGGTCGTCGCGTGA
- a CDS encoding competence/damage-inducible protein A: MRVAVVTVGDELLVGETVNTNAAWLGEQLRDRGVTVERTTVVPDRTADIARVVNEYHADYDAVIVTGGLGPTHDDVTIEGVAAAFGQPVVESEEALAWLAEHGGYSRADLAEGTGEVPAGSSPVPNHEGVAPGCVIENCYVLPGVPTEMKRMFAEVADEFSGEQRHVVTVDAAEPESALLDRMDSVRQLFPVKIGSYPGEYVTVRFAGTDPEAVEEAAAWLRERVDPVEE, encoded by the coding sequence ATGCGCGTCGCGGTGGTCACAGTCGGGGACGAACTGCTCGTCGGCGAGACGGTCAACACGAACGCTGCGTGGCTGGGCGAACAGCTGCGGGACCGCGGTGTCACCGTCGAGCGAACGACCGTCGTTCCCGACCGGACCGCCGATATCGCCCGCGTCGTCAACGAGTACCACGCCGACTACGACGCCGTCATCGTCACCGGCGGGCTCGGTCCGACACACGACGACGTGACCATCGAGGGCGTCGCGGCCGCCTTCGGGCAGCCGGTCGTCGAGAGCGAGGAGGCGTTAGCGTGGCTGGCCGAACACGGCGGCTACAGCCGGGCGGACCTGGCCGAGGGGACCGGCGAGGTGCCAGCGGGAAGCAGTCCCGTCCCGAACCACGAGGGCGTCGCACCGGGCTGTGTCATCGAGAACTGCTACGTCCTGCCCGGGGTCCCCACCGAGATGAAGCGGATGTTCGCCGAGGTGGCCGACGAGTTCTCCGGCGAGCAGCGCCACGTCGTCACGGTCGACGCGGCCGAACCGGAGAGCGCCCTGCTGGACCGGATGGACAGCGTCAGACAGCTGTTTCCGGTGAAAATCGGGAGCTACCCCGGCGAGTACGTCACCGTCAGGTTCGCGGGGACCGACCCCGAGGCTGTCGAGGAAGCGGCGGCGTGGCTGCGCGAACGGGTCGACCCGGTCGAGGAGTGA
- a CDS encoding LEA type 2 family protein: MVALGRSGKVGVVALVLVGSIGGAFAVGLVGTPGVETVENRFTDISANTTTIGTTLTVSNPNPVGVTLGGTAIEYTISMNDVAVASGEKTGIALTRGNSTLDFSTRMRNSEIPPWWTTHIANGERTTVHIDATVSDSLVGEQSFSFTQNRTIQTDILGAFNTTETRPVDANVPFVSDPVLYVNETRGSWDRENLTRSETPLDTEFDVYNPKPVPYTVTRVGYTTYMNDVRVGSGETKRGYFIGPGERETVGVDTRIRTDSLDRWWVSHLQRNQNTELYIDFYLVLEAGGERFRVDLDAIDYEKPIETDIFGTKASSPTGNATAGGAPSDGSPDEDGGDAAEGTPTPSEGTESGDGGLLGGGL; the protein is encoded by the coding sequence ATGGTAGCACTCGGGCGGTCGGGAAAGGTCGGCGTCGTCGCGCTCGTCCTCGTCGGGAGTATCGGCGGGGCGTTCGCGGTCGGACTCGTGGGTACACCCGGCGTCGAGACTGTCGAGAACCGGTTTACCGACATCTCGGCGAACACGACGACCATCGGGACGACGCTCACGGTGTCGAACCCCAACCCGGTCGGCGTCACGCTCGGCGGGACGGCCATCGAGTACACCATCTCGATGAACGACGTGGCGGTCGCGAGCGGCGAGAAGACGGGTATCGCGCTGACCCGTGGCAACTCGACGCTCGATTTCAGTACCCGGATGCGAAACAGCGAGATTCCGCCGTGGTGGACCACCCACATCGCGAACGGCGAGCGGACGACGGTCCACATCGACGCCACCGTCAGCGACTCGCTGGTCGGCGAACAGTCGTTCTCGTTCACCCAGAACCGGACTATCCAGACCGATATCCTGGGCGCGTTCAACACCACCGAGACCCGGCCGGTCGACGCGAACGTGCCGTTCGTCTCGGACCCGGTGTTGTACGTCAACGAGACGCGGGGTTCCTGGGACAGGGAGAACCTCACCCGCTCGGAGACGCCGCTCGACACCGAGTTCGACGTGTACAACCCGAAGCCGGTGCCCTACACCGTCACCAGAGTCGGTTACACGACCTACATGAACGACGTTCGCGTCGGTTCGGGTGAGACGAAGCGGGGCTACTTCATCGGGCCGGGCGAGCGCGAGACCGTGGGAGTCGACACGCGCATTCGGACGGACAGCCTCGACCGGTGGTGGGTGAGCCACCTCCAGCGCAACCAGAACACCGAGCTGTACATCGACTTCTACCTCGTCCTCGAAGCCGGGGGCGAGCGGTTCCGGGTCGACCTCGACGCCATCGACTACGAGAAGCCTATCGAGACGGATATCTTCGGTACCAAGGCGTCGTCCCCCACTGGCAACGCGACGGCGGGCGGTGCCCCGAGCGACGGAAGTCCCGACGAGGACGGGGGCGACGCTGCCGAGGGAACGCCGACTCCGTCCGAGGGGACCGAATCCGGTGACGGTGGCCTCCTCGGCGGCGGGCTCTGA
- a CDS encoding AAA family ATPase gives MSGERDGSVELTVEGAHKRDAGRGIARLPESVRSELGVLSGSPVIIEGEQMTVVKVWPGDTDGSTVRIDSDTRANAGVNIGDTVRVRAGSVTEAADISIQPMEPLPGTDEYAHMVRTRLVDQMVQAGERTHIDGLGTFLVRTTEPDGAVRVTPQTAVTVLPTIDEPDDSGDTGSSSVPTQTQSADAETGVSYEDIGGLDDELDHIREMIEMPLSEPQRFRELGIDPPSGVLLHGPPGTGKTLIAKAVANEVDAYFDTISGPEIVSKYKGESEERLREAFERAEENSPAILFVDEIDSIAGSRDEDADMENRVVAQLLTLMDGLEDRGRVVVIGATNRVDAVDQALRRGGRFDREIEIGVPGEGGRREILDVHTREMPIADDVDLDRIAAQTHGFVGADLASLTTEAAMSSLRADRAESEVTQSDFDAALALVDPSAMREYVAESPAVSFDDVGGLSEVKQTLTEAIEWPLEYGELFSATNTDPPSGILLYGPPGTGKTLLARAVAGESDVNFIHVAGPEIMDRYVGESEEAVRELFERARQTAPSIIFLDEIDAIASHRGQGNEVTERVVSQLLAELDGITENPNLVVLAATNRRDMIDDALLRPGRLEQHVEVPDPDAEAREEILSVHTRGKPLADDVSVAELAADLEGVSGAELEAVVREASMLAIREMAEEMGPAEASERADEVRITGAHFRRALERARDR, from the coding sequence ATGAGCGGGGAACGCGACGGCAGTGTTGAACTCACGGTCGAAGGGGCACACAAGCGCGACGCCGGCCGCGGTATCGCGCGCCTGCCCGAGTCCGTGCGGAGCGAACTCGGCGTGTTGAGCGGCTCCCCCGTCATCATCGAGGGCGAACAGATGACCGTAGTGAAGGTGTGGCCCGGCGACACGGACGGCTCGACGGTCCGCATCGACTCGGACACGCGGGCCAACGCGGGCGTCAACATCGGTGACACCGTCCGGGTCCGGGCCGGCTCCGTGACCGAGGCGGCGGACATCAGCATCCAGCCCATGGAGCCGCTGCCGGGGACAGACGAGTACGCCCACATGGTCCGGACGCGGCTTGTCGACCAGATGGTCCAGGCGGGCGAGCGGACCCACATCGACGGGCTGGGGACGTTCCTCGTCCGGACGACCGAGCCGGACGGCGCGGTGCGAGTGACGCCCCAGACAGCGGTGACTGTCCTGCCGACGATCGACGAACCGGACGACAGCGGCGACACCGGCAGCTCGTCGGTGCCCACACAGACCCAGTCGGCCGACGCGGAGACCGGCGTCAGCTACGAGGACATCGGCGGGTTGGACGACGAACTGGACCACATCCGCGAGATGATAGAGATGCCGCTCTCGGAGCCCCAGCGGTTCCGGGAGCTGGGTATCGACCCGCCCAGCGGCGTTCTGTTGCACGGGCCGCCCGGCACCGGCAAGACGCTCATCGCAAAGGCTGTCGCCAACGAGGTCGACGCCTACTTCGACACCATCTCCGGCCCAGAAATCGTCTCGAAGTACAAGGGCGAGAGTGAGGAGCGACTGCGGGAGGCCTTCGAGCGCGCCGAGGAGAACTCCCCCGCGATCCTCTTCGTCGACGAAATCGACTCCATCGCCGGCTCGCGCGACGAGGACGCGGACATGGAGAACCGCGTGGTCGCCCAGCTCCTGACGCTGATGGACGGGCTCGAAGACCGCGGGCGCGTCGTCGTTATCGGCGCGACCAACCGCGTCGACGCCGTCGACCAGGCGCTGCGACGCGGCGGGCGCTTCGACCGCGAGATCGAGATCGGCGTGCCCGGAGAGGGCGGCCGCCGCGAGATTCTGGACGTCCACACCCGCGAGATGCCTATCGCCGACGACGTCGATCTAGACCGCATCGCCGCCCAGACGCACGGGTTCGTCGGCGCGGACCTGGCGTCGCTGACGACCGAGGCGGCGATGTCCTCCCTGCGAGCCGACCGCGCGGAGAGCGAGGTGACCCAGTCGGACTTCGACGCGGCGCTTGCCCTCGTCGACCCGAGCGCCATGCGGGAGTACGTCGCCGAGTCCCCCGCGGTCTCGTTCGACGACGTGGGCGGGCTCAGCGAGGTCAAGCAGACGCTCACGGAGGCTATCGAGTGGCCGCTGGAATACGGTGAGCTGTTCTCGGCGACCAACACCGACCCGCCAAGTGGTATCCTGCTGTACGGCCCGCCGGGAACCGGCAAGACGCTGCTGGCCCGGGCCGTCGCCGGCGAGAGCGACGTGAACTTCATCCACGTCGCCGGCCCCGAGATTATGGACCGCTACGTCGGCGAGAGCGAGGAGGCCGTCAGGGAGCTGTTCGAGCGCGCCCGACAGACCGCCCCGAGCATCATCTTCCTCGACGAGATCGACGCCATCGCCAGCCACCGCGGACAGGGCAACGAGGTGACCGAGCGGGTCGTCTCACAGCTGCTCGCGGAGCTCGACGGTATCACCGAGAACCCGAACCTCGTCGTGCTCGCGGCGACGAACCGCCGGGACATGATAGACGACGCGCTGCTCCGGCCGGGCCGACTCGAACAGCACGTCGAGGTGCCCGACCCGGACGCCGAGGCTCGCGAGGAGATTCTGTCGGTCCACACCCGCGGGAAACCCCTCGCCGACGACGTGTCGGTCGCGGAGCTGGCAGCCGACTTGGAGGGGGTCTCCGGCGCGGAGCTGGAGGCCGTGGTCCGCGAGGCCTCGATGCTCGCCATCCGCGAGATGGCCGAAGAGATGGGGCCGGCGGAAGCCAGCGAGCGGGCCGACGAGGTGCGTATCACGGGCGCGCACTTCCGGCGTGCGCTGGAGCGGGCACGCGACCGCTGA
- a CDS encoding phosphate uptake regulator PhoU has protein sequence METRKVQRLGPSTLAMTLPAEWASAHDVEKGDEVSLRMGGKGTLTVMPESVQTEESEAIIHAENLDAAAVERAIVAQYVLGRRIIHVEAPEDQTLESAHINAVYNAETQLMGLGVIEETPNRITIRCSVDPEDFTLDNLLERLESTGSTMRNEAVKALAHGNPDLAQRALNRERQANKIFVLLLRLIFTSYQNPNLARAVGLDDGFPLIGYRSIAKNLELTADNAEDIAEIALEADDHSLDVDSSTMRRIRDFTEEVNEITELAVQAAVERNYDTAIQVRKSYSEIGDKEHDILSDLPEMSNESLLQVREVLVSLQQTAEYAVRNAEIATNLALDEESEHTTIQ, from the coding sequence ATGGAAACGCGGAAAGTCCAACGACTCGGACCGTCGACGCTGGCGATGACGCTGCCGGCCGAATGGGCGAGCGCCCACGACGTCGAGAAGGGAGACGAAGTGTCGCTGCGGATGGGTGGGAAGGGGACGCTGACGGTGATGCCCGAATCCGTACAGACAGAGGAGTCCGAGGCGATCATCCACGCGGAGAATCTGGATGCCGCCGCCGTCGAGCGGGCTATCGTCGCCCAGTACGTCCTCGGCCGCCGCATCATCCACGTCGAGGCGCCCGAGGACCAGACGCTCGAATCGGCCCACATCAACGCCGTCTACAACGCCGAGACCCAGCTGATGGGGCTGGGCGTCATCGAGGAGACGCCCAACCGCATCACCATCCGGTGTTCGGTCGACCCCGAGGACTTCACGCTGGATAACCTCCTCGAACGGCTCGAATCGACCGGCTCGACGATGCGCAACGAGGCAGTCAAGGCGCTGGCTCACGGCAACCCCGACCTCGCCCAGCGAGCGCTGAACCGCGAACGGCAGGCCAACAAGATATTCGTCCTCCTGTTGCGGCTCATCTTCACCTCCTACCAGAACCCCAACCTCGCGCGGGCCGTGGGACTCGACGACGGCTTCCCGCTCATCGGCTACCGCTCCATCGCGAAGAACCTCGAGCTGACGGCGGACAACGCCGAGGACATCGCCGAAATCGCGCTGGAGGCCGACGACCACTCGCTGGACGTCGACAGCTCCACGATGCGGCGCATCCGGGATTTCACCGAGGAGGTAAACGAGATAACCGAACTCGCCGTGCAGGCCGCCGTCGAGCGCAACTACGACACCGCGATTCAGGTCCGCAAGAGCTACTCCGAGATCGGCGACAAGGAACACGATATCCTCAGCGACCTGCCGGAGATGAGCAACGAGAGCCTGCTACAGGTGCGTGAAGTGCTGGTGAGTCTCCAGCAGACCGCCGAGTACGCCGTCCGGAACGCGGAAATTGCGACGAACCTCGCACTCGACGAGGAGTCCGAACACACGACGATTCAGTAG
- a CDS encoding DUF7128 family protein produces MVVSTERDEMTWYKCETCGLMFDDREDAKKHEENCDDEDPSYLQ; encoded by the coding sequence ATGGTGGTCTCTACCGAGCGCGACGAGATGACCTGGTACAAGTGCGAGACCTGCGGCCTCATGTTCGACGACCGGGAGGACGCGAAAAAACACGAGGAGAACTGCGACGACGAGGACCCCTCCTATCTG
- a CDS encoding carbon-nitrogen family hydrolase has product MKLALAQMAVEPADLSGNRRRAVDAVERAAADGCELVVLPELFTVGYFAFEAYARSAEGIGGETLTELQSLAAEHDIAVLAGSFVEDLELSAADGHDVPAPEGLANTSVFIDRAGERRAVYRKQHLFGYDSAESELLVAGDSVPTVDFAGFTVGVTTCYDLRFPELYRRLVDDGVTLVLVPSAWPYPRVEHWRLLPRARAVENQCYVAAANGVGRFEEAELLGRSTVYDPWGTTLASADDDAALVTATVTPEKVSAVRSEFPALADRRGDLG; this is encoded by the coding sequence ATGAAGCTCGCACTCGCCCAGATGGCGGTCGAGCCGGCCGACCTGTCGGGCAACCGGCGCCGGGCAGTCGACGCCGTCGAGCGGGCGGCCGCCGACGGCTGTGAGCTCGTCGTCCTGCCGGAGCTGTTCACGGTCGGCTACTTCGCGTTCGAGGCCTACGCCCGAAGCGCCGAGGGGATAGGCGGGGAGACGCTCACCGAGCTGCAGTCCCTCGCGGCCGAGCACGACATCGCCGTGCTGGCCGGCAGTTTCGTCGAGGACCTCGAACTGTCGGCGGCCGATGGCCACGACGTGCCGGCCCCGGAGGGTCTGGCAAACACTTCCGTGTTCATCGACCGAGCGGGGGAGCGCCGGGCGGTGTACCGCAAACAGCACCTCTTCGGGTACGATTCGGCGGAATCGGAGCTGCTGGTGGCCGGCGACTCCGTCCCGACGGTGGATTTCGCGGGCTTTACCGTCGGGGTCACGACCTGTTACGACCTCCGGTTCCCGGAGCTGTACCGCCGGCTGGTCGACGACGGCGTGACACTGGTGCTGGTCCCGAGCGCGTGGCCCTACCCCCGGGTCGAACACTGGCGACTGCTCCCCCGCGCTCGGGCGGTCGAGAACCAGTGCTACGTCGCCGCGGCCAACGGCGTCGGCCGGTTCGAGGAGGCGGAGCTACTGGGCCGCTCGACGGTGTACGACCCGTGGGGGACGACGCTGGCCAGTGCGGACGACGACGCCGCGCTCGTCACCGCGACGGTGACGCCGGAGAAGGTGTCGGCCGTCCGGTCCGAGTTCCCGGCGCTCGCCGATAGGCGGGGCGACCTCGGCTAG
- a CDS encoding CoxG family protein — protein sequence MTVRVERTMTVAASPERVWEFIGDPDQRARPISVVKDWEIHDDGRATWHISLPIPVVDRTIAVETEDVEIREPEYVRFIGRSKVMRVQGEQELELTDDGGTRVTNRFVVDGKLPGVERFFKRNLDEELQNLERALREYLEVEA from the coding sequence ATGACTGTCCGGGTCGAACGAACGATGACAGTGGCGGCCAGCCCCGAACGCGTCTGGGAGTTCATCGGCGACCCCGACCAGCGTGCCCGACCGATAAGCGTCGTGAAAGACTGGGAGATTCACGACGACGGCCGCGCGACCTGGCACATCTCGCTTCCCATACCCGTCGTCGACAGGACCATCGCGGTCGAGACCGAAGACGTCGAGATACGCGAACCGGAGTACGTCCGTTTTATCGGCCGCTCGAAGGTGATGCGTGTCCAGGGGGAACAGGAGCTCGAACTGACGGACGACGGCGGCACCCGGGTGACGAACCGCTTCGTCGTCGACGGGAAGTTACCCGGCGTGGAGCGCTTTTTCAAGCGGAACCTCGACGAGGAGCTACAGAACCTCGAACGGGCGCTCAGGGAGTATCTCGAAGTCGAAGCATGA
- a CDS encoding DUF7123 family protein: MVDFSEEDRRILEYLRESVSRGESYFRAKNIASQLGLSSKQVGARLPRLAEEADEVDIEKWGRARSTTWRVTTS; this comes from the coding sequence ATGGTCGATTTCAGCGAGGAGGACCGACGCATTCTGGAGTATCTCCGGGAAAGCGTCTCGCGCGGAGAGAGCTATTTCCGCGCGAAGAACATCGCCTCTCAGCTCGGCCTCTCTTCGAAGCAGGTCGGCGCCCGGCTCCCGCGACTCGCCGAGGAAGCCGACGAGGTAGACATCGAGAAGTGGGGCCGAGCCCGCTCGACGACGTGGCGCGTCACCACGAGCTAA
- a CDS encoding alpha/beta hydrolase, whose product MNEREEMTVTVRRDIPFHEVAGETLRLDAYEDAAATGQKPAAVLVRGGGFTVGDKGEFARQAIDLAEAGYLVVEPQYRLAPEWTFPAALVDVKAAIEWCRTECEQADPQRVAAVGHSAGANLAVLAAATADDPALEPEQYPGASSALSAVVGYSGIYDFRLNPGDRSEAYLGGSPAELPAAYDLASPVEQADMSMPPTLLLHGEDDGVVSPQQSAVLAETLEPLTTVEHRVVPGGHGFPFAGAHYEATYDRTAEFLGTQLSNPGTDVVSDFDQY is encoded by the coding sequence GTGAACGAACGCGAGGAGATGACTGTCACGGTACGCCGGGACATCCCGTTCCACGAGGTCGCCGGCGAGACGCTGCGACTCGACGCGTACGAAGACGCCGCGGCGACCGGGCAGAAACCGGCCGCCGTCCTCGTCCGCGGCGGCGGCTTCACGGTCGGCGACAAAGGCGAGTTCGCCCGCCAGGCCATCGACCTCGCCGAGGCCGGCTACCTGGTCGTCGAACCGCAGTATCGCCTGGCGCCCGAGTGGACATTCCCGGCCGCGCTGGTCGACGTGAAGGCCGCTATCGAGTGGTGTCGCACCGAGTGCGAGCAGGCGGACCCGCAGCGTGTCGCCGCCGTCGGCCACTCCGCCGGCGCGAATCTGGCGGTGCTGGCGGCGGCGACGGCCGACGACCCGGCGCTGGAACCCGAGCAGTACCCCGGCGCGTCGTCGGCCCTGTCGGCGGTGGTCGGCTACAGCGGCATCTACGATTTCCGGCTGAATCCGGGCGACCGCAGCGAGGCGTATCTGGGCGGTTCGCCGGCGGAGCTACCCGCGGCCTACGACCTCGCCTCGCCGGTCGAGCAGGCCGACATGTCGATGCCCCCGACGCTGTTGCTCCACGGCGAGGACGACGGCGTCGTCTCGCCCCAGCAATCTGCGGTCCTGGCCGAGACGCTGGAGCCGCTGACGACGGTCGAACACCGCGTCGTCCCCGGCGGGCACGGCTTCCCGTTCGCCGGCGCTCACTACGAGGCGACGTACGACCGGACCGCCGAGTTTCTGGGGACACAGCTCTCGAATCCCGGAACGGATGTCGTGAGTGACTTCGACCAATACTGA
- a CDS encoding DUF7525 family protein translates to MTTESASDMGVGLGALFGVVALGAAAMTAISSYNYAIRDAQGLETAGLLTNSGLAFGVAIVAASLALVAVHVYAD, encoded by the coding sequence ATGACAACTGAGTCGGCTTCCGACATGGGTGTGGGGCTCGGCGCGCTGTTTGGCGTCGTCGCGCTCGGGGCTGCGGCCATGACCGCAATCAGCAGCTACAACTACGCGATTCGGGACGCACAGGGACTCGAAACAGCCGGCCTGTTGACAAACAGCGGTCTGGCCTTCGGTGTCGCAATAGTGGCCGCCTCGCTGGCGCTCGTGGCCGTTCACGTCTACGCCGACTGA